From uncultured Pseudodesulfovibrio sp.:
ATCCCCCCACTTCTCCTTGAGACGATCCTGAATGCCATCCAACTCTTCATCGGTCCGGGTTGTATCATGATGCGTCAGGTATGTCTTCCCCGCGCCCGTGTCCCGCGCCAACTCAAGAGCGCTTTCATATGTCGAATGCCCCCACCCCCGCTTGGTCTCATACTCTTCGTTCGTATATTGTGAATCCACTATCAACACATCAACGCCACGAATAAAATCAACAATAGCTTGACTGCGCTCCTGCACAACTTGTTCATATTCTTCAAACTCAGCGTCACCGGGCTGATATATGTTCTGCAACTGCTCATGATCACCCGTAAAGAAGAGGCTTTTGTCGTCACATTCCACCTTAAACCCAAAATTCATGGCAGGATGATTCATGAGGATCGTTGAGACTTTTGCAAATTCAAGATCGACAATCTGCCCATCAGACAAGGTGTTGTAGGAAATATTCGCTTGCAATTCGGCCACACGCACTGGGAAATGGGGATATTCCATCTGCTTGGCAAGCACGGCTTCAATGCCTGTCATGGTCACAGGATCGGGTGGACCATAAATAGTCAATTCATTCCCCGGTACAAACATGGGGATAAAAAAAGGCATACCCTGAATATGATCCCAATGCGTATGGGAAACAAAAAGATGACAATTGACTGGCATACTCTCCGACAACTCAATACCCAATTCCCTGATGCCGGTCCCGGCATCAAGAATAACAAGATCATCAGCGTCGGATCGGACCTCAATACAGGTGGTATTACCGCCATATTTAACCGTGTCTGCTCCTGGTGACGGCAAAGAACCCCGCGTCCCCCGGAATTGAAACCGCATGATCAGGCCTCCCCAAGCTTGATAAATATCCGAGCACGTTCCACTTCTTCATCAAGAGTTGGAAGCTCTGAGATGAGTTCCTCCATATCCATGGAAAATCGTTCCCTGACAGACTCGGGCAAAGGCTCAATCTCAAAATCTCCGGCCGCCCCGAAAGATAATTTTTTGGTAATTTGGTTAGCCGCAAACAAACAATCAAGAAGCTGAGAAGACTCTCCTGAACCAACAACATGATGCCGAGCTATGGCATCATGCAATTCCACGGGAAGATTCCACTTCTTGGCAAGCATAGCACCAATATCAGCATGATTAGCACCAATAACATCCTGCTCACACCGATGAAACGCAGCACCGGGTTCTGAAGCTCTTTCCGAAACTTCTTCAAACTCATCCGGCATGTACAGGGCAAAAACAGCCTTGCCAACGTCATGAAGTAATCCGGCCGCAAAGTAATCAGCAGCGTCATCACGCGAAACACCAAGTTTAACCCCTAGCATTCGTGTTGCCGTGGCCACGGCCAATGAGTGTAACCAGAATCCTCCCATGTCCAAATGCTTCCCTGCTGACTTGGGAATGGCTCCGACAGCCGCCAAACCTAAGGCGACATTCTTCAACGTGTTCAAACCGAGATACACGCTGGCCTGATTAATGGAAGTAATTTCGCGAGACAATCCGAAATAGGCAGAATTGACCAACCTCAAAATTTTGAGAGTAAAAACCGGGTCCCGCTTGATGACCTCGACCAGATCTCTCTGAGAACAATTGATGTCCCCTGTCAGCTTCAAAACCTGATTAACACTCTGAGGAAATGCAGGCATTTTCTCAACGGCAGTCAATAATTTATCTTTAAGTTCTGTCATTGATTCCATTCACTTGAATGTGACATGTTTTACTAAATTTTGTGTACCTAAAAACTGAAAACCAAACCATCTGATATACATGAAAGAACGGTAGCTCAGGAAAAACTCTGTGGCAAGTGAGATCTATGGATAAAACGACTGCACAGTACACCCATCCCGCCCCCAACGACACGCAACTTGCCCATGGCGAGAGGTTGTCAAAACCTCACCTCCAGCAACACGCACAACTTCAGGATGCGGGAATCCATATCGATTGAGATATCCATTGGAACACAGGACGGTCTGTGGCGCTACGGCCTTGTTAAACCGAGGATCAAGACTACTCCGACTCCCGTGATGCGGCAAGACAAGGACCTCGGCCCTTATATCTTTTCCCTCAAGCAAAATGGCATCAATCCCAAACTTCTCAACATCCCCCGGCAACAAGGCCAAAGCCCCCCCCTTCCACATCAACCGCATAACCAGTGACCGTTCATTGGCTTTACCACTTTTAAATTGGGGCCCGGGATGCACAACTTCAAAAACTGCATTATCCGTCAACGACACCACATCATGACTCGTCAAAGGCTGAGGATGAAGATGCTTCCGAGCCAAGACGCGCCGCATCCGCTCACCTGTCAGAGCTCGCGGCATCATGCCATTCGTATAAAACTCCCCAACCTGAAATCGATCGAAAATAAAAGGCAGACCATGACTGTGGTCCACATCAGGATGCGTCATAAAAACACCGTCCAGACGCGGAGGCCTACCATACGTCAAAGCTGGCGCCACGACGGCCTCCCCCAGATCAAAGGTTCGCGATCCGCCCCCGCCATCAACGAGCCACCGATGACCGCCGGGCAAAGAGACAACCAAAGCTTGTCCCAACCCGACGTCCAGCATGGTCAATTTCACTTCGTCTCGAGCATCGACAACCATCAATGATACGTGTGGGAAAACGAGCAAAACAAATCCAATGGCAGCCAACTCCACAGGAACTCGTCGAGAACTTCTCATAATGGAAACGACCACGATCAATAGAACAGAACACCCCAACATTTCCGGCCATAATGGTCTCAGTACGGCAAAAACAGGCGTCAATCCGGCATTAGCAGCCCAATATAATATGTTCAACAATACGTCCGCGACCTGTGAGGCCCACGCAAGGAGAACCCCGCCAAGGAATTGCGTCCAAGGGAAGACTATCAAAAGCATACCAGCCAACCCCAAAGGCATAATCACCAACCCAAGCATGGGCAGCCAAACCAAATTGAGCAAAATGTTCGGACTCATCGTTCCGAAATACCATGAAACAAGTGGTAACAATGCGATGTTTGCGCAGACACTCATACAGACGATACCGATAGCTCCCCGAACAAGCTTACGAAGCCATGACCCATCGGCCAAAAACAAGGAACGAAAATGAGGATACATAAGGCCTATGCCAGCCACGGCGACCACTGACATTTGCAAGCTCAAATCAAAAACAGCCATGGGGGTGATAAAAACGATGGTCAACAGGGCAAAAAAAAGCCCATCCATGAGAACTCTGCCCCGTCCCTGAAGTAAGAGAAATCCCCAGAATCCAAACATCGTGGCTGCCCGAATCAATGACGCAGAAGGTTGGCCGAGCCATGCATAACCCAGCACCAATGGGGCAGCCATCAACACTGCCAGTTTGGGACGGGGGAGGGATAGAAGTAACGGGGGATATATCCAACTCACGAATAATGCCAAACCGACCCCCATGGCCGCCACAAACCCCACATGCAAACCGGACAAGGCCAATGTATGAGCCAATCCCGCACTCCTGGTCGCGGTCATAGTGTCGCTTAAAAGCAGAGATTTATCGCCAGTAGTCAAAGCCAGAATCATGGCTCCACCCTGCGTCTCAGGGACAGACTCTGCCACGGCATTCCGCAGTCGGGATTTCAACTGCCACAGAATATCATCGAGAGGCTCTCCCCATTGCAAGGGAGCTTTCCCTACAGGCCATGCTCGCCAAAAAACACCTTGGCGCTGCCAGTACCAACCATAATCCCAACCACCGGGATTACCAAAACCACGCGCCGGAACAACTCGCAGTACAGCCTCGAGACTCTGCCCCGGCGAAGGTCTATACCAAGGATGACGGATGGATAAAACGAGTTTACCCGGCAAAGACTCTTCAACACCATCGACCATGCACCGCACATTCCCAAGCACGACACGAAGCCGGTTGCTTGAACGAGGTTCCACCCGTTCTGCCACAGCCCGTACCATGATTGGCTTTCGACTCTCTGCCCATTCGGGTCTCTCGTGGGGTAATTCAGGTGTACGCTGAGAAGCATAACCAAAACCAAAGGCCGCACAGCAGATAAAAACCAGCAATGGCAAACGACACGCTTGGTCTCGCAACAGGCAATCGGCCAAATACACAATACCAAGCCCCGCTATGGCTGGAACAGGATATTTGAAGGACACAATCCCGAGAACAAACGCCAATCCATAGGATTGCCATGGCAACAATCCGGGAACGATTGATCGTGATGTCCAACAGGCTTTATCCATGGTCACTCGGCTTTCACCATAACGGTTGCAGAAATTCCCCCGACACCCTTGGAATTAACAGGAAGCTTTCACGTTATCCAGCATCCTTTCAAAAAGCATATGCCGTTCGTCTGTGAGACGATTCATCTGAAACGACAACAAAAAACGACCGACATCACACGGATGTCGGTCGCTAAAATAATAGGTCTATTTAAGGACTATCCGCTAACACGCTTGATACGTGCGCCCACACCGGAAAGCTTGGCTTCGATATTTTCGTAACCACGATCCAAATGATAGATACGTTCAATAGTAGTCGTCCCCTCGGCAGCCAGGCCAGCCAGCACGAGAGATGCGCTCGCCCGCAAATCAGACGCCATAACCGGTGCTCCCCTGAGCTGATCCACGCCATGAACCATGGCAGTACGCCCCTTGAGTCGAATATCGGCACCAAGACGAACCAATTCGAGAACATGCATGAATCGATTCTCAAAGATTTTCTCCTCAATAATCCCCGTCCCCTTACCAAGACACATGAGAGCCATGAGCTGGGCCTGCATATCGGTAGGGAATCCGGGATGAGGCAGTGTAGTCACATCCACATTTTCCAGCAGTCCATTGGCTCGACGAACAAGGACATAGCCTTCTTCCTCCTGCAACCAGACGCCCATTTCGCGCAGCTTGTAACTGACAGCATCCAAGGCATTAAACGGACAATCCAGAACTTCCAATTCACCACCAGTGATAGCAGCAGCGACCATATAAGTTCCGGCTTCAATACGGTCCGGCATGACGCGATAATCACACCCAGAAAGGGAAGACACACCTTGGACCGTGATGACACTGGTTCCCTGCCCGGATATTTTCGCACCACAGGCATTAAGGAAATTCGCAAGGTCCTCGACCTCCGGCTCACGCGCCGCATTCTCGATAACACTCTCACCTTCAGCCAGACAAGCCGCCATAAGGATATTCTCAGTCCCGCCAACGGTTGGGAAATCCAAAGTGATCTTGGCCCCCTTGAGGCCGCCTTTGCAATGCCCTTTGATGTACCCTTCGGTAATTTCGAACTCGGCCCCCATACGTTCAAAGCCTCGCAGATGAAGATCCACCGGACGCGCACCAATGGCGCAACCGCCGGGGAGTGCAACTTTGGCTTCCCCCAGTCTGGCGAGGAGCGGTCCAAGACACAACACTGAAGCGCGCATGGTCTTGACGAGATCATACGGGGCTTCAGGTTTAAGCCCTGTACATAAACTCGTAACTTCGTTGTTTTCAAAAGAGGTTTCACAACCAAGAATATTCAAGAGTTTCAAAGAAGTTCTGATGTCAGCCAATTTGGGGACATTACTCAGATTGACCTGACCCTCCGCCAAAAGACATGCCATTAATATAGGCAGAGCCGCATTTTTAGCTCCGCTGACCTGAATACTTCCCTGAAGAGGAACGCCGCCTTCAATAATTAGTTTATCCATCTGTTACCTTTTTTTATTCTTTTGCTTGACCGTAGTAAAAAGCTTAGTTAAATACTGCCCCTCACACGGTGGGTGTAGCTCAGTTGGTAGAGCACCTGGTTGTGGCCCAGGTGGCCGTGGGTTCAAGTCCCATCACTCACCCCAAGTGACCATAATTGGACGGAACATCAGTTCCGTCCTTTTATTTTGCCTGTTTTCCTCGCGGCAAGCCAGTCCAATCAGACCTCCTGCATTTGAGATCAGCCGAATTGCGACACCACGTGCCACTTTCTTGGTTTGGGAGCCCTTGATTTTCATAGCCCCAAGGCCTCCTGAAATTCTTTTTCCATCTTCGACGCAGCCTGTTTCAAAAGCGTCAATTGTTGAGGTCTAAACGCAATAGCTTGAGAAAAATCGCTGTAGACAGGCCATTCTTCAAGCATTTCATGATACATTTGAAGATGTTTATCTACATTCTTCACCGTAATCTCATCATCTCCATCAAGCATCGCCCCAAAAATAAAGTCGTTAACACCCTGCCCGTAGTGATTCTCGTCCTCATAGTTCGCATTATTATTCACAATTCCCTTAAGCGTAACGAACGAAAACAATTTGACGTTGGGCAAATCAGAAATCTCTGAAGTAAGCGCTTTGATATATATCGGATACAACGCCCATGCATTGTCACCCAAACTGGTAATGAGAGAAACCGGTGGAATAAAAAAAGAAAACTCAACACTCGGATATTCAACAGCCAACGACAACATTCTTTTAAAATTCTCAAAAGAAGGCGACCCAATCTTCCTTCCTGTACCGATCACTTTTCGTTGATTTGTTACATAATCATCCCGGTCGCCCTTTTTTTTCAAAGAATTATAAAGCAAAAATCGCCCCTTAACGACATGCTCATTCATCCACTGATTATATGTTACAACAGTCTGATCATTAAACGCTCCATTCTTCAACAGATCAAACGTCAACGCACTGGTATTACCGTTTAACAAATAACTGATGGAACCAACGAAATCACTTTTTTTTGCGGTATACAATTTTTCGGGAAACCCCTTTGTCGATCGAAAAGGCGTGGGGTTGTCTTCCATATAAACCCTATTCCGAAGTTCCCAAAAAACTTTTTTTACTCGTCCGGTTTCCAGCGCAGCCTGAGCTTCAAGATAATGTTCCTTCCAGTATCCCCCAAACATGGTCAACCGAATAGGCTTTACTGAATGATTGCCATATTTCTTTGAAATATCGAAATTTTCAGAAAGAGATGTGCCTATAATAACAGCATCATAATCAAAGGGGCCGTCCAGATAAGACCGAATAAGACCGCTATTCTGAAGCCGCGGATTTTTGTAAAATCCAATTGATTCATTACAAGCAAAGAACTGCAGAGGATCAACACAATAATTAGCTATAGCCACCACACTCAAAAAAAGAACAGGGACGATGCAAACAAACAGCGCATGTTTTTTGTAATTTGAACTCATATTAAAATTGCCAGTAAATAAATTCGCTGATTCGCTGGTGCTGCAGACTCACGATTATCGCTGTGATGAACAGTGCACAGTTTGCCATACACCATTTCCACTCCGCCCGAATATGACGAACCCACTGTTGGCTGTTACGAAAGAAAATATCCTGCAAAACCAAAAACAGAATAAAAATAAGACCAATACTGACCACAAAAGGAGAATCCACCACATTTGCTCCGAACTGCTCAGCCCACCTGAAAGTCCGTGAAACAGTCACACCGTGCATCCCCACCATTCCCGCAAGCACATCAAAGGCATCATGCATGGAATCAGCCCTAAAAAACACCCAGGCCATATTCACAAACAAAAAAGTCATCAGCCATGCCAACGGCCTGTAAATCCCAACTCCCAACTTTTTCCAAAACCGCACAACACAAATGCCGACCCCATGCAGGATGCCCCACAAAACATAGGTCCACCCTGCTCCATGCCAAATACCGCCAACAAAAAAAACGATAAAAAGGTTACGATAGACACTGGCTTCCCCTACTCGGTTCCCTCCAAGCGGAAAGTATATATATTCACGTAGGAAACGGGACAAAGTGATGTGCCATCGACGCCAAAAATCTTGCACATCAAGCGCTCGATATGGCGAATCAAAATTGATGGGTAATCGAATATTAAATAAAAGCCCGATGCCGATAGCCATATCCGCATAGCCGGAAAAATCAAAATAGAGCTGAAGAGAATAACTGAGACTGGTTCTCCACGCTTCAAAAAACTGAATATGACCGGTATCTGCATACCCCGCAATAGCCCACTGAGCAAAGGTGTCGGCTATTACGATTTTCTTAAATAAACCAATGATAAACAGCGTCAGCCCTTGATATATGTTCTCCCAATTCAATATTTTATTCGTCAAATCCTTGAACTGCGGCATCATCTCCCGATGGTGCACGATCGGTCCGGCGATCAACTGAGGGAAAAAGCAAACAAACAAAGCGTATCGTCTAAACTTATACTCATCCGCCACACCTGAAAACGAATCATTCAAATAAGCGATCTGCTGAAAAGTAAAAAAACTGATCGCCAATGGAAGGATAATTGTATCAATCGTAATATTTGATCCAACCAAAACATTGACATTATCTATAATAAAATTCGTATACTTAAAATAGACCAAAAGCAGAATATTAAAA
This genomic window contains:
- a CDS encoding MBOAT family O-acyltransferase, whose amino-acid sequence is MLFYSFEFIFIFLPLSVFVFFALSKKHPEFAEVALILFSLVFYAYYKVDNIFIILSSIVINYGFGTLLTNWGGRFADRNVSRRKAVFYVGVCFNILLLVYFKYTNFIIDNVNVLVGSNITIDTIILPLAISFFTFQQIAYLNDSFSGVADEYKFRRYALFVCFFPQLIAGPIVHHREMMPQFKDLTNKILNWENIYQGLTLFIIGLFKKIVIADTFAQWAIAGYADTGHIQFFEAWRTSLSYSLQLYFDFSGYADMAIGIGLLFNIRLPINFDSPYRALDVQDFWRRWHITLSRFLREYIYFPLGGNRVGEASVYRNLFIVFFVGGIWHGAGWTYVLWGILHGVGICVVRFWKKLGVGIYRPLAWLMTFLFVNMAWVFFRADSMHDAFDVLAGMVGMHGVTVSRTFRWAEQFGANVVDSPFVVSIGLIFILFLVLQDIFFRNSQQWVRHIRAEWKWCMANCALFITAIIVSLQHQRISEFIYWQF
- a CDS encoding MBL fold metallo-hydrolase → MRFQFRGTRGSLPSPGADTVKYGGNTTCIEVRSDADDLVILDAGTGIRELGIELSESMPVNCHLFVSHTHWDHIQGMPFFIPMFVPGNELTIYGPPDPVTMTGIEAVLAKQMEYPHFPVRVAELQANISYNTLSDGQIVDLEFAKVSTILMNHPAMNFGFKVECDDKSLFFTGDHEQLQNIYQPGDAEFEEYEQVVQERSQAIVDFIRGVDVLIVDSQYTNEEYETKRGWGHSTYESALELARDTGAGKTYLTHHDTTRTDEELDGIQDRLKEKWGDSGVNFELAREGKTIQI
- the murA gene encoding UDP-N-acetylglucosamine 1-carboxyvinyltransferase: MDKLIIEGGVPLQGSIQVSGAKNAALPILMACLLAEGQVNLSNVPKLADIRTSLKLLNILGCETSFENNEVTSLCTGLKPEAPYDLVKTMRASVLCLGPLLARLGEAKVALPGGCAIGARPVDLHLRGFERMGAEFEITEGYIKGHCKGGLKGAKITLDFPTVGGTENILMAACLAEGESVIENAAREPEVEDLANFLNACGAKISGQGTSVITVQGVSSLSGCDYRVMPDRIEAGTYMVAAAITGGELEVLDCPFNALDAVSYKLREMGVWLQEEEGYVLVRRANGLLENVDVTTLPHPGFPTDMQAQLMALMCLGKGTGIIEEKIFENRFMHVLELVRLGADIRLKGRTAMVHGVDQLRGAPVMASDLRASASLVLAGLAAEGTTTIERIYHLDRGYENIEAKLSGVGARIKRVSG
- a CDS encoding DNA internalization-related competence protein ComEC/Rec2, producing MDKACWTSRSIVPGLLPWQSYGLAFVLGIVSFKYPVPAIAGLGIVYLADCLLRDQACRLPLLVFICCAAFGFGYASQRTPELPHERPEWAESRKPIMVRAVAERVEPRSSNRLRVVLGNVRCMVDGVEESLPGKLVLSIRHPWYRPSPGQSLEAVLRVVPARGFGNPGGWDYGWYWQRQGVFWRAWPVGKAPLQWGEPLDDILWQLKSRLRNAVAESVPETQGGAMILALTTGDKSLLLSDTMTATRSAGLAHTLALSGLHVGFVAAMGVGLALFVSWIYPPLLLSLPRPKLAVLMAAPLVLGYAWLGQPSASLIRAATMFGFWGFLLLQGRGRVLMDGLFFALLTIVFITPMAVFDLSLQMSVVAVAGIGLMYPHFRSLFLADGSWLRKLVRGAIGIVCMSVCANIALLPLVSWYFGTMSPNILLNLVWLPMLGLVIMPLGLAGMLLIVFPWTQFLGGVLLAWASQVADVLLNILYWAANAGLTPVFAVLRPLWPEMLGCSVLLIVVVSIMRSSRRVPVELAAIGFVLLVFPHVSLMVVDARDEVKLTMLDVGLGQALVVSLPGGHRWLVDGGGGSRTFDLGEAVVAPALTYGRPPRLDGVFMTHPDVDHSHGLPFIFDRFQVGEFYTNGMMPRALTGERMRRVLARKHLHPQPLTSHDVVSLTDNAVFEVVHPGPQFKSGKANERSLVMRLMWKGGALALLPGDVEKFGIDAILLEGKDIRAEVLVLPHHGSRSSLDPRFNKAVAPQTVLCSNGYLNRYGFPHPEVVRVAGGEVLTTSRHGQVACRWGRDGCTVQSFYP
- a CDS encoding HDOD domain-containing protein: MESMTELKDKLLTAVEKMPAFPQSVNQVLKLTGDINCSQRDLVEVIKRDPVFTLKILRLVNSAYFGLSREITSINQASVYLGLNTLKNVALGLAAVGAIPKSAGKHLDMGGFWLHSLAVATATRMLGVKLGVSRDDAADYFAAGLLHDVGKAVFALYMPDEFEEVSERASEPGAAFHRCEQDVIGANHADIGAMLAKKWNLPVELHDAIARHHVVGSGESSQLLDCLFAANQITKKLSFGAAGDFEIEPLPESVRERFSMDMEELISELPTLDEEVERARIFIKLGEA